CGGCTTTTCGGGCAGGAGACCCGACTCCAGAGTCAGAGTGTATATCCCCGTATAGACGTCGCAGGTCACAGAAGGACCGGTGAGGGCGCCGCCTTTGAGAGTCAGCTCGGAGGAGCCGTCTTTATTATCAGTCAGCTTCACTGACCTTACCTTGCGCACCACCTTTTGATCAAAATCTGTCAGGCTGACCCTTATCGTCCTGTCGTTGCCACGGGAAGTGAAAGGAGCTGCCGGACCAAACGAGAGATCGCAGTCTATAGTGAGCCGGGAGCCCTTTTGAGACTTGCTCATGCGGCTGATGATATTCTTTTCTGTGTCATATACGCACTCTGCGTCGTCCGGGAGCGCATTATCTATGACTACAGTCAATTTGCTGCCGGTGGCCCGCAGGGAATATGGGGACAGAAATGCGAGATCTATCTCCAGCAAGTCGTCTGTCACCATTATCCCTGTGACAGTGTTCACAAATTCCAGTCTGCCCCGGCTATGCACAGCCTTTGCTCCGAGAGCCTTTTCGGCAAAAGCAGCCGTCACCACCAAAGAGCCGTCTATCTCGGTGGTCTCCGCCACACTTTCTCCCATGGTCAGAGTGCTGCCTTCGAGACTCGTCTCCAGCCGGAGATAGTCAAAAAGGGTGACCGGCACGAAGTATTCACCGGCTTCTTTTTTTGCCTTCAGACCGGTATATTTGCCTGCCACGTACAGGTCGGCGCTTTCCGCCGCATACAAGCAGCCGGCCAGCAGTATGAGAACTGTGATGATGGTGATCTTCATGACGTAATTACTCCCTT
This region of Abditibacteriota bacterium genomic DNA includes:
- a CDS encoding N-acetylmuramoyl-L-alanine amidase; this translates as MKITIITVLILLAGCLYAAESADLYVAGKYTGLKAKKEAGEYFVPVTLFDYLRLETSLEGSTLTMGESVAETTEIDGSLVVTAAFAEKALGAKAVHSRGRLEFVNTVTGIMVTDDLLEIDLAFLSPYSLRATGSKLTVVIDNALPDDAECVYDTEKNIISRMSKSQKGSRLTIDCDLSFGPAAPFTSRGNDRTIRVSLTDFDQKVVRKVRSVKLTDNKDGSSELTLKGGALTGPSVTCDVYTGIYTLTLESGLLPEKPIRSAGTLSAGVTGPEVITVESRYIREPYFVEKGNDLKLVFAPPVIKPLEEAVITIDPGHGGPETGATYGGTLEKDLNLLNALKAAEELRKLGVTVYMTRTDDTDMSLADRGKYAVDRSSDLFISFHINSCGTPNTGTGVETYYHKDFTLSKYFGTLFHGFLAQNNELTDRKVRSDTRMYQSGFGVLRAANAGGVPGILLEAAFINNDYDRTFLFSEDYRNKIASDVVKAVRLYMQKEPIGKE